The Candidatus Falkowbacteria bacterium genome includes the window GCATAATCAGGAAGGAGGCCGGTGAAAAAAACAAGATCAAGATCATTTCCAAAATCGAGCGAGGAGTCGCGCTCAAGGACATCGACCGGATAATAGTCGAGTCCGATGTCATCATGTTCGCTCGAGGAGATCTCGGCATCGAGGTACCGGTCGAGAACCTGCCGATCATCCAGAAGAATATCGTCCGCCATGCGCATTGGCACAACACCCCGGTCATTATCGCCACCCAAGTGCTGACCTCGATGATTATTAGTCAGAACCCGACCCGGGCCGAGGTCAGCGATATTTCCAATGCCATCTTTGATCGCGGCGACGCCGTCATGCTTTCCGATGAGACGGCGGTGGGTGCCCACCCGATCGAGGCGGTCAAGATATTGAAGAAAGTGATCAAGCGGACCGAAGAGTATCTGGAAAAGAAGAATTTTTTCGATCCGGAAATCCAGCGTGGCACGGTCAATAAATACTCCAACTTAAATGTTGGCTGACTCTATTAACAATAGTTAGATAAAAATACCGCGACTCCTGGTGGAGGTCGCGGTTTTTGGTTGAAGACTATCAAATGAGCCCTTGCCAAGGCACTATATCCTTTTCCGATAAGCGCAGATCAGTGGGCTTGTTTCTCGTCCGGTAAACCATGACAGAGGCATTTTCGAAGACGCCGAGATCGAGCTGTCGCATCGCCTCCTCTATGGATAGGCACTGCATGATTTTCTGGAACAAAATGAGCCAGTGTCCGTGAGTGACGACAAGCACCTTTTGCCCGCCGCAGTCTCGCTGCAGCATATCAAGAAAACTGTGGATGCGCAGTTCGATATCCGGCCAATTCTCTCCGCCAAGAGGACGGTAGTGATATAGGTCCTCTTTTTCTTTTCGCTCGATTTCTTCGGGGAAGCGGAGTTTTACTTGATTCAGAGTCATGGTGTGCCAGATGCCGCGCTGCCCTTCGGCTAGGCGAGGATCCTCGATTTTTTTGCAGTCGGGGAACATGATATCCAACGTTTGCCGGGCACGCTCGTAATACGAGCAGTAGTGCTTGTCGAATTCACCGAAAGCGCGTCTCAGGTGTGATCCGGTCAAGGCTGCTTGTTGTCTGCCTCTTGGTGTGAGAGGAAATCTGTAGTTGGCGACAAGGGCTTGGGCACGCTCATTCACCCCCATGATGTTGCCTTCGGATTCGGCGTGTCGAACGAGTATCAGTGTTTTGGGCCAGGGCATGATAGTTTCTCCTTTTATTTTTAATGATCTGCCTTTCATTCATATTTTTGCACAGTCCATAGAGAAGTGTATTAGAGATGCTTCAATATTGAAATAAAATAATAAGAATAACCACCAATTTTGCTAAAGTTAAGTAATATACTATAATAATAAATGTACTTAAATTAATACACTTTTATGAAAATAAGCGCACTTTTAACCCGTCTAGGACTCACCGAGGATGAGACTAAGGTTTATTTAGCTTTGCTGCGCACCGGCAAGTTGAATATATCGGAATTGTCGAAAGTTACAGGCCTTTATCGCCCGATGGTTTATAAGCTCCTGCCTCGACTGTATGGCATGCAGCTGGTCGCATATCAGAAGGTCGGCAAAAGAACTTATTATGTAGCGGAGAATCCGGCACAGTTGAAGCTGCTGGTCGATAAGCTGTCTGATGACTTGGAGATGGTATCAGAGGAGCTGTTTCAGACGTATCGCAACGGTAAGCAGCGGCCGGTCATTAAGAATTTCGAAGGCAAAGAAGGAATCAGGCGGGTGTATGACGAGATGATGAGCCTATGTAAGAAGGGTGATATCATTTATCGCTACGAATCTCCTAAAAATTATCAGAAAAACAAGGAATATTATCCGAGACTGTATCTGAACAAAGCTGCCGGGGCGCGGGAAAGCATCATTGAAAAATTCGTCATAACCAACGAGAAGACGCACATGCTGAGACATAAGAGGCTTGAGCGTTACTCCAAATACGTGCCCGCATCTTTCGACCCGTTCGAGTATGATATTACGCAGCTTATCTACAAGAATAGAGTGGTTTTTATCGATTACAAAAGAGAGGCGGCTAACGTGATCGAGAGCACTAGGTATGCCGAGTTCCAAAAACGGCTGTTCAAATTATTATTCGATAAGATATAAACGCGATCCTCTGCGATTGCTGGGGTTTGACAGAAACGGCAAAAAAGTGTTAAATTGGCCTATTCTTAGCATTTGATGTTAAACGATCTTTAGTCAAGAAATTACGAAAGGAGGAAGTGCTGTTGCGATGCATGAACGCTGTATAACCCCAAGACAAGGAGGAGGACATGCTTAGTAAAAAAACGAAAGACAGGCTGTTTCCGATGATTCCCGAAGCGCTGGAACTGGTGGCTCGAAACGGTTCATCAAGTCCGTTGTTGGCGAATATGCCTTCGTGTCAGCTTAGCCAAGGGGTTCACCTGATCGATCAGCAGACTTTGATCGATCGGGCCAATGAGATGAAGCGCCACATCTGGCCGGACGGCGGCGGGACGAACTTGTTCGCGGTCAAAGGACAGCCCAACCACTGGGTCTTGAAGACTTTGTTGGATGCTGGCTTCGGCCTGGACTGCAGCTCGCCGACCGAGATCTGGGATGCGGCGAAGGTCGGCACGAACGGTCATCCGGTGATGTACACCGCTAACGCGACTCCCTGGGAGCACCTGGAGTATGCCAGGCAGAACGGCGCCATCCTGAATCTTGATGATGACTGCTATCTCGACGAGCTTTCCGGAAAAATGCCGCAAATCATCTCTTTCCGGGTCAATCTGGCCAAGGCCAGGCAGGACGGTCAGAGCAAGATTATCGGCAAGGCGACGAAACAGAAATACGGCGTTCCCGTCGGTAGGCTAATCGAGGCTTTCCGCAAGGCCAAGAAGCTGGGCATCAAGAATTTCGGCCTGCACACCATGTATGCCAGCAATTGCCGCAGCTGGGAAACTCACGCCAAGACGCTTGAGATCTTGCTCGGCCTGGCATTGCAGCTTGAGGCCGCTCTGGGTATCAAGCTCGTCTTCATCAATGCCGGCGGTGGCATCGGCGTCGACTACAAACACCCCGATGACCAGAGCATCAAATATGGCGAAGATGACAAGCCGTTCAATCTTGAGATGTATGGAGCGGACGCCAACCGTCAGCTTGCGGAATTCGAAAGCGTGCATGGCTGGCGGCCGGTCCTTTATCTGGAGTGCGCGCGTTATGTTGCGGCTCCTGCTGGCATCTGGGTAGCGCCGATCATCTCGGTGACGCAGAAATATCGTCGCTT containing:
- a CDS encoding histidine phosphatase family protein yields the protein MPWPKTLILVRHAESEGNIMGVNERAQALVANYRFPLTPRGRQQAALTGSHLRRAFGEFDKHYCSYYERARQTLDIMFPDCKKIEDPRLAEGQRGIWHTMTLNQVKLRFPEEIERKEKEDLYHYRPLGGENWPDIELRIHSFLDMLQRDCGGQKVLVVTHGHWLILFQKIMQCLSIEEAMRQLDLGVFENASVMVYRTRNKPTDLRLSEKDIVPWQGLI